The genome window AGCGGGCATCGCGCTGGATGTCGCGGAGGAACGCGACCAGCAATCGCTCGGCGTCGCGGCTGGCGACTCCGAGATGCGCGTCGGATATGACGTAGCACGGAGATGGGAGCACGCGCCGAACTTAGGGGAGTGCCGCTCCCTTTACAAAGGCTGGCGGAGCACGCATCTTCGCGCCGACTGCGATTCCCAGAAGGGGGACGGATGGCACAGAGTGCGCTCGGACTCATCGAGACCAAGGGGCTCGTCGGCGCGATCGAGGCCGCCGATGCGATGGTGAAAGCGGCGAACGTTCGCCTCATCGGAAAGGAGAAAGTCGGGGGCGGATACGTCACCGTCTTCGTCCGCGGCGATGTGGGGGCCGTCAAG of Gemmatimonadaceae bacterium contains these proteins:
- a CDS encoding BMC domain-containing protein — encoded protein: MAQSALGLIETKGLVGAIEAADAMVKAANVRLIGKEKVGGGYVTVFVRGDVGAVKAATDAGAAAAERVGELVSVHVIPRPHAELELILPQGALGDAG